In a genomic window of Gloeothece verrucosa PCC 7822:
- a CDS encoding methyltransferase, which produces MNQNTFAKIQKPTTDERILWDLISGHISFKTLLVAYNLNFFSIFVEKPLTVPEVCQILKIEHRAANALLSMCLATGLLQIKNNYYSLTQFSQNYLVESSPNYLGNFLNFLSANENIYSWQNLKNAVLTNSAQIYAGNDLFQTHQEKVDLARAFTYAIHDRNLAPAQAWADNLDLSKNKVLLDIGGGSGIYAINAVMRWPNLEAIIIDLASVCNLAKEFVSKYGLQERIKTEICDIWNQPFPKADIHFYSDIFHDWSLEKCFLLAQKSFNNLESGGRIIIHEMLYNEQKNGPLSVAASNMIMLLWTEGQQYSGHELTTLLKKVGFENVEVKPTCGYWSIITACKP; this is translated from the coding sequence ATGAACCAAAATACTTTTGCAAAAATACAGAAACCGACAACAGATGAGCGAATATTGTGGGATTTAATATCTGGACATATTAGCTTTAAAACCCTTCTGGTAGCCTATAACCTTAATTTTTTTTCGATATTTGTTGAAAAACCTTTGACCGTGCCAGAAGTTTGTCAAATACTCAAAATTGAGCATCGTGCAGCCAACGCTCTTTTATCCATGTGTCTAGCGACTGGGCTTTTACAAATTAAAAATAATTATTATTCACTTACGCAATTTTCACAAAATTATCTTGTGGAAAGTAGCCCAAATTATTTAGGTAATTTTTTAAATTTTTTGAGTGCCAATGAAAATATATACTCATGGCAAAACTTGAAAAATGCTGTACTGACTAATTCTGCACAAATATATGCGGGAAATGATCTGTTTCAAACTCATCAAGAAAAGGTAGATTTAGCACGGGCTTTTACTTATGCAATTCATGATCGTAATCTTGCTCCAGCGCAAGCGTGGGCAGATAATCTTGATTTGTCAAAAAACAAGGTTTTGCTAGATATTGGCGGAGGTTCAGGAATTTATGCTATTAATGCCGTCATGAGATGGCCGAACTTAGAAGCTATTATTATAGATTTGGCTTCTGTTTGCAACTTGGCTAAAGAATTTGTAAGCAAATATGGTTTACAAGAACGTATTAAAACTGAAATTTGTGATATATGGAATCAACCTTTTCCCAAAGCAGACATTCATTTTTATAGTGATATTTTTCACGATTGGTCATTAGAAAAATGTTTTTTATTAGCGCAAAAAAGTTTTAATAATTTAGAATCTGGAGGGCGCATTATTATTCATGAAATGCTTTATAATGAGCAAAAAAACGGTCCTTTATCTGTTGCTGCTTCTAATATGATCATGCTTTTATGGACAGAAGGACAGCAATACTCAGGTCATGAGTTAACCACTCTTTTAAAAAAAGTTGGTTTTGAGAATGTAGAAGTCAAGCCAACTTGCGGTTATTGGAGTATTATTACTGCTTGTAAACCTTGA
- a CDS encoding 3-oxoacyl-ACP synthase III family protein, with amino-acid sequence MNFSVGIRSIGLSFPSIKRTNDYYKKNFSELVANAEQQNLAKLFSLTGSPTNEFDEEMMPYLSDPFRGTVERWILGTDESALNLQERAAKDALNAAQLTINDIDLMLVASIWPEQVGFGDAAFLAQKLGLQGAAWNLDGTCGVTPVALQTACSLVRTGEYDNVLVVISCCYSRFFDETDTLSWFTGDCAGAFLVGPINGNQGLLGTKAIHTSALANLVSAKLQSDAQGQLQIRMKLNKGANRAIRETAVGFLRTCSEGAMAEAGLSIEDIDFFLFNTSTAWLASFCSRVLGISSTKTFNLYPQIANIGPVITVANLYYAAKLGKIQENDLVFIYGFGAAGVAAASVIRWGNIALGPDPLSTAH; translated from the coding sequence ATGAATTTTTCAGTTGGCATTCGTTCAATCGGGCTGAGTTTCCCCAGTATCAAACGAACAAACGATTATTATAAAAAAAATTTTTCTGAACTGGTGGCTAATGCTGAACAACAAAACTTAGCAAAACTTTTTTCACTCACTGGTTCTCCTACTAACGAGTTTGACGAAGAAATGATGCCGTACCTATCAGACCCTTTTCGAGGTACTGTTGAGCGATGGATACTAGGTACTGATGAATCGGCATTAAATCTACAAGAGCGGGCGGCAAAAGATGCTCTTAATGCAGCGCAATTAACTATAAATGATATAGATTTAATGCTAGTGGCTTCTATTTGGCCAGAACAAGTAGGGTTTGGAGATGCTGCATTTCTTGCTCAAAAGCTTGGTTTGCAGGGAGCGGCTTGGAATCTAGATGGAACCTGTGGGGTCACTCCAGTAGCTCTGCAAACAGCCTGTTCTCTCGTGCGTACAGGAGAATACGACAATGTGCTTGTGGTTATTTCCTGTTGTTACTCTCGTTTTTTTGATGAGACGGATACTCTCTCTTGGTTTACAGGAGATTGTGCAGGAGCTTTCCTGGTAGGTCCCATAAATGGCAATCAAGGGCTTTTGGGTACTAAAGCAATACACACCTCTGCTTTAGCAAATTTGGTTTCTGCCAAGCTTCAGTCAGATGCTCAAGGACAGCTTCAGATTCGTATGAAATTAAACAAGGGAGCAAATCGAGCGATTCGGGAAACCGCAGTAGGATTTCTGCGTACCTGTAGTGAGGGAGCGATGGCTGAGGCGGGCTTATCTATTGAGGATATTGACTTTTTTCTTTTTAATACTTCTACTGCCTGGCTGGCAAGCTTTTGCAGTCGTGTATTAGGTATTAGTTCAACAAAGACTTTTAATTTATATCCTCAAATTGCTAATATTGGCCCTGTTATTACAGTAGCTAATCTTTATTACGCTGCAAAACTAGGTAAAATTCAAGAAAATGATTTAGTTTTTATTTATGGTTTTGGGGCGGCTGGTGTTGCCGCCGCTAGTGTAATACGTTGGGGAAATATAGCTTTAGGACCAGATCCTTTATCAACGGCGCACTAG